The sequence GACACTGGATCTGGCACTGGGACTGGGTTCTCAGTGGCTAAACAATAGGAACCGAACTGAAGGCGAGAGGCCTTAAGGGTTCCCTAGAACTAAGGAGGTCtggtcagctgcgcaaagatgtgacaGATATAATGAGCATATGGCAGCTGACGGCGAGCACGGAGACCATCCAATattgtgtcctcgatctcacaaataaggaagtcGACCATGTCAAACTCTAAATGTGACACCAAGGCACCAAGTAGCcatagctgaatatgagtggtggcCTCTTTGTATCCCATCCTGGGTAGCAGTGTACGTTTCATCAGCTCATATAGGAACTTCGCTGCAGTAGTGAAGTCAGCAGGAgatcgtcgcgacccatctgtgaaaggagGTCTGAACAGGGATGCGATGTGAGCTGTAGCGGGTGCAACTCCGTCGTGAGGGTGACGAGGAGGATCCGAGGTGCCGTAGCACAAACTGTGGAGCCTAATCGACGACTCTggaaatccaaagagctggcgaaTCTGACTAGCATGCAAAGTGACATCCTCTCTCTAGAAACGGAATCGCATCCACTGATGGTTAGGGTCAATCCACACTGTAGCATAGAACACTCTGACCCACTCCTCAATATACCTGCCACTCGCGGTCAACAGTGAAAGCAGTCCTAGCAGATAAGTAAGGTGACCCTCTGAGTCAGCACCGGCGGCTGTTGGCTACTTGTTCTCaagtgttgtgaatcaagaacaaggcaacacaattgttaatcattaaggaccttcgtccttcgaagcattatctcctcaaggGTATAATGCTCGTCAAACAAAGGTCGAGAAGGATAAACCTTCATCATATTAATATATGAAAGGAAATACGAAGGAACGAatatgataatcatcttcatggtaattcatttattcttgcattctataaaatatatatatgaatatcaacaatgttaatattacattgatacctttgatTTGCTCGAAGGCGAGGATGCGACAGAGtaaatacaatccagcgtgaaaagtacgagggtactattcatctatttataggcacgggacatagcccgGGTGAAATTATATacatgtggcagaacctcccaagttattgggcccacatgcacctgcccttgtctcaaagacctcagacggctatgcatgtgcaccagataacttaacaggatctgtcagaGTGTCCCAAggcccccggataaaccacttacaaccaggaccacaggattaagtaaacacaaatcacacaccaatattttgcagcggaaaacttattaccaaattttacaagttacatcaagttttacaatgtacatgatcagagtgattaaaaaagtgattcaaagaaataactttgaactattataaattatttatagttttgaaatatatgctagcttaagtgaccatcctcagtaagaagtatagaagagttacttagacttataagaaggtcgtgcccactggcgcttaacaccaatcacaatcaagtGACTCTTAACCTGCAACAACAATGcgaataaaaccctaagtacgcaagtactcagcaagacttacccgactaaagaaaagactcaacaGTATGCTGGTTTCAAAAGGGATTCAAGGTAtgacttatcaagaatcaaagactctgtttgcggaaaagcttactatgagtggatccttaaaaatccatttttacttgtcaggttaagtaaagttacctgcatctagagttctttctaccctagttcaagcacttggcctatactagccgtctttttatcatcccttcagtttgctggattgctacgtgtagggcagtgaccaagtcttcatgtccgagaagtaacggcggaccgaatcgattaatacccagctggggatctcgaatcacacaacatatgtagcacttaacccttgcatatgtcagctTGCCACCGggattcttaagaccagatcgggttcacgccaaccgagagcacagatacaccaccgtccagcctcttgccactgagggtacacgctactctcgccatctctccactctcatTGCATGTTGtactattctggtattagtctgctcgaggcaaagcttacccatgatgaggcatgtgaccagttaaaaggtcctcaatcagcaagcctacatcgagatggtccttaatcgactcagacggagacactacaccgagactcccttctcgtgcaagtcaaccgctcgGTCTCAGCTTTTTTATTTtcaccccaaagtttggtacctggcagaggtacatcttttccgatgttgaacccatcaaggcctttgatggatccaccatcacaagtttttctttttgaaaacattcccacccactgaagcatcacttttgttttaaaacaaaacatttttgtttgctaaagcaagactaagcatcataaaattcttttcaaaaaggtatcaaggaagggtaatcaactttccaaggaaggaaatgtatcaacggtttagcacacaactcctatcacctaatgcatcaaacaaggtgataaagattttaaaacagcaaggaggtggcaaatgcaccggggcttgcttggaataaacactatgttagtgtttgttaggtgacgaccacttgacgatcatccttgtcctagcacttgatcagacaggttcgtccatcagcatcaccatgcggagtagTCCACTCGCTACGTCATCTTGGGGTCGACTCAGCTCTGGTTCTCCGCATCACGTGGTTAATTAACGTACCTCATAGGATGCACAATGCACATGTATGAATATACAGAGGAATAGCATAAGACAAATAAGCTATGCTAAAGATAATGAAACACTCATAACAAAGCATTAGAATCAATCACAAGCAAGTACCAGCTAGCGATATAAGACTAATTATAATAATTACGCTTTTTTAGCCTATTCAGAGATAGCTCATACATCAAGAAACCTTAAACCTTGTACAAGTCCTCTATTTTCCTTAGCTAATGCATAACACCGAAAGGCTAACAATATTCAAACTCCTAGTATTGGACACCTGAGTTATAGTACCTGCAGGAACAATTTAACTAACCTATATTCCACTAGGGCATTCTAACTATCGATATAATACAACGTAACAATTACTAAGGCAAGGCTTTTGACCTCACGACTCAACACAATCAACATCGACAAACTTATCGAATAATCGCTTAAAATATTAAATCTATTCTTCACGCCACTAATTTGGCATACATCATAAGTAAGACCAATTTGAACACACTTGTCGGACACGTCCGCTCGGGTACTCCTACGTAACTAGCATTTTAAATCTAAGTTTTACCTTGCAACATTAGTACGCCATAATCACGTCCTCATATGCGACAAGATATTTTGGCAACCATCTAATATAACTATGACATGTTTATGCCTCAATCAAGATAATCGTCGTGATCAATATATCTATTCAATCCATCGACTCAATCAATTAATAAAAATAGTGAACTAGAGAACGGTTCCCGATTCAACTAGAATTCCAAGTCAACATTGACGATTCTTGTTCATGCCTTTCGCCGAGCACTAGGGGGCATCGACCAGGGGCTTGCTTCTCCACATCTTCTTGGGATTATTTTGTCGACGCGATCACAATTCGGAGGCATCACGTAGGGACCGAACGACGACAAGTACCTAGGAGGGATCTACAATATTGTTGTAGACCCGACACGGAGATGAACAACGACGAACTAGCGAGCTGAACTACGGCGAGTGATGTCATGACGCGGATAAGCAATAGCAACTGGCAGACTCAGAACAGCGGAGTGAGGTGCACGGCCAGCAAGCAAAGATGAGTGTGTGCGGCACGGGAGCGAAAGCAGAACTTGATGGCCAGCTTGGAGACTCGGCGAGCATGACCAACATGCTGAAGTTGATAGTGAACGACAGGAGCAGGGAGAGAACTGTTGGTTTCCCATTTAGCAAGCAGGTGGTGCATGGGGTTGACGATTTGAACATGCGGAGACGTGGACCACCAGTGAATCACGGCCAGACGGTAACACCACGGCGACGCGCTAGCTCTAAAGGCTGAGCAGGGAACCCAAGTTTGACGGCGAGCAGGAAGACATATCAAAACCTCGGACGTGATGGCGATTAAGGCTGAGCGATCCGAGAGGGCGCGCTGGCGAGCAGGAACTGAGCGCGCAGGGGAAAAACGACGGCGAGCAGAGAGCTTCACGCGCGCAGGAAGCTGGGAGCTTGGGCAGGACCGAGCAGAGGGCACATCTACACGCGCAAGCAGGGAGAGAGGCACCGCGGCAAGCGTAGGGGAGCAGCGCGATCGGCCGAGCTGGAGCTCGCGGCCAGTCATGGAAGCAGGGGCAGGGGCGCGCGTGGCAACAGAGCGGAGCGTGCGTGGGAGCTGGAGCAATAGGAGATGGACGCGCAGGGCGAGCTCGGCTGCGTGCGGCATGGGCGAGCGTGCCAGAGACAGAGAGCTCCGACCGGCGAGCACGCGCAGGAAGCAAGCGCGCAGGGGCGAGCTCGGAGAGGAGGAGCGCCGCGCAGGAGGAACAGAGGTCGAGCTCGGCGCGCAGAGCACCATGGCTGGGGAGGACGGAGCTCAAGCACAGGGAGGAAGTGGAACGGCGTTAGGGAGGAGGCCGTGCTGGAGGAGCAAGCCGCGGTCCGAACGCCGGCGAGCATGAAACCGCGCCCATGGATCGAGCTCAGGGCAGAAGGGCCAGGGGCGCGGCGCAGGAAGAAGCGCCAGGGAGCAGCGCGCCATGGCAGGGGAACTCGGGGGAAGGGAagccgcgagggagagagagagacagggCGCCAGGCAGAGAAGCAGAGGTGCGGCTGAGCGCGGGAGATGGGACGCGCGCTGGAGAAGATAAGGAGAGAGGGACGCCGTGGAAAAATCTTCAGGGGAGACGGCGGCGGTAGATTTTCCCAAGGACCGAGCGACGGCTGTTGTGCGGCGTGAAAAAAATCAGAAGAGAGAGAGAAACGTGAGAGCCGCTCAGCTAGCTGGATAAGCACGCAGAAAAAAAATCTGTGAAGATAATTTTCATTTCTTTCCCCTTTTTTAACGGAAATCGTAAATGTTGTTGGATCAAGATTTTTAGCGATAACTAGAGGGTCGACAATACGGGCTACACATCTCCTTCTCCGAATCACGAAACAGAAAATCCGAAGATTTGGATCCGGGCGAGAAACGACAACCCGAATAAGACTGATTTCATCTTCGATAATCTGCTCTGCGTGATTCGACTGAAATTAGCCGAACCCCGATCCACTAATGTACATTCGTTTTTGTCGCCAAAACAGCATGCTGAAGGATAAATTGGGTCATAATCTCGCGCAAGATTTCGCGCGATTCGAATTATTTTACCCCGAACATTTTAATCATCGAGTTTAAATTAATTTGCCCTGgataaaaatcatccgagtgagtcAGGCTTACAAATTCGTATTCATTGTATTACTTTTAAACGGACACACGACTCGACATATCGCGGAATAAATGCGCGATATCGATGCGGCATCGAGAGTGCGATCCATTCCGGAAGTGACGTCACGCATCGCACATGTGGCGAGAAGCTGTGCGCATTGTTCTCTTCGAATGGCGCGGGGCTCCAAATTTTACAGAAAATCATATTCACTTACGCGCGTGATCCAAACAATTCAAAACCCGCCAGCAAACGAAGATTCGATAATTCAAAAGTTTCTTGAACCTCGTTTTAATTGATTAGATTATGGGGATGAATTATGACACCAGATTCGCACTTTTGCGAGATGGTCAAAATTTAATGTCCACTTTATTTACTGATATCCCGCGCTCAAATCCATAATCGCTGTTTACGGGAGATAAACACCTCGGGTGTTACAATACATGCCCTTGAACATTTGTTTACAATTAACTCAAACTAATAAGGTCTATCTAGTCCTTTTTCCTTCTGCTTGGTCTGGGCCGAAGCTACTGAGCTTCAGCATTCTGCAGTGTTGCTTCTACATAGAGTCTTCGTCTTGAGGGGCTATACCGAGGCTGAAGATAGCTTCGGCGAGCCTCTGTGTTATTTTGtcaaaggtgtttttgccttgaggaccttcgacagagaagaagacccccaaaagtagccccttcgcggtgctagatcatttttttcgtaacgagctcgatccgcaaaaaacacaaaggctttggaatgccgaaggtccgaaaaacaccttccctaagcttgttatcgaaaaacgattaaaatattccgagcgtcGAACGGTCCACCGCTCAGCCAGTGTAGGTGgcctggcggttcgccttcttcccctgcagcactatataaggaGACAGGTTtgtgagaagttaccacaacattcattgtcattgcatagttgtgctgttaaaaaatttaaccaaagccgaagctttccgATTGCTCTTTCCAAACACGCTCTTCATCATTCGAAGTCAGCTTTGTCTTAAGGAACCGCGACACTTGAGATGGCCCGAGTAAGATCCACTGCTGGAGTGTTCCATGAGGGAGATGATGCTGAAATGACAGAAACAGCGCCAATATCAGAAATGATGAGGCGATCGGGTCTAGTAGTGTCGGAAAAAGCTATTGCCGAAGGTGAAACTGCATAAGCTGAGCAGACTCTAGTTGAGGATGGGAGTGATGATGAAATTGAAGAATACTATAGTATTCTGATCCCATCGAAACCGAGCCATATTGAATTTAGAAAATCTACCGTGTCAGCAGAGGACCTGGTTATGATGAAGAAGCTGGGCTATTTTGGGGAAACTGAGAGTAAACTTATTCATTTTGCTGGCGAGGAAGTGGTTTCGGAGCCGAAGGAGGATGAAGTTGttgtttttaaaagcttcttcagggcagggcttcggtttcctctatATGATATAATAGGAGAGGTTCTGAAGAGGTTtgagatatatcttcatcagctgacaccaAATGCCATTGTCAGGCTGAGTGTTTACATATcgactctccgaagccagggcatAAGTGCCAATGCCGAAGGTTTCTTCCGAGTGCACgagttgcactatcagacgaaggccagggcagatggccTTCACAAAAACTTTGGATTCTATAATTTTGCATACCGAAAGGACACCAAGGCCCCGGTAATCGGCTACCACACCAAGTGGCTGACCGGGTGGACAAATGAATGGTTCTACGTaaaagctgatgagaagaagaggggaaAACTGATGACTATGGTTATGAGTCCTATGAGATTGAGCTTCGGGATGATAAGGccattgtgccatatgcaactcgTCTCCCGGTGCTAGCTGGCCGAGGTCgaattcagagtggtggctgCTGAAATTAGCACCAGAGATTTAGTACAGGAATACCTCGCGAACAAGACCTTTCCGACCTCTAGCGACTGGGGGATGCcgaagaagaaggaaggggaaagaaataTGAGCTTGTTTGACTCCCCTATCGCTTCAAATTTGAGAAGCAATTCAAGAAACCATGTACTaaatggctagaaatgattgaaactatgtgtaatgagattcttggaaattacacgaagaaagaggatcaattaatgactgatGCCTTTGGCACCCGACCGAAACAAAGGctaaatcgggtaatggatgccctgaacttcGAGTATCCAGATTATGAGAAACTTGACGAGGGGGCCCGGGGagtgaaaagaaaaagagttgtcagcaTTCGGAGCAGGCAAGCTGCCCGATCTGTGAAGGAAGATGAAAAGGCCCTGAAGAAAGTGAAAGCAGCGCCGGAGCCGAAGGCACCAGTTCCTAAGAAACGGAAACTTGACAAGATACCTTCTACCGAACCGAAGGTAGATGAAGTGGCGGAAAAAACCTTGAGCCCTCTGTTGCGTTCTGCTGCGGAAGTGtcagaaattttgaaggtaatgactgaatccccacCATTCAagttgctaagtcctctgggactgGAACTGACAAACCTTTTACAGCAAAAGGAAAACCCTTCGGCTACCGACGGAAGAGACGGGGACAGAAAAAATGACGTATGATGAACATTCTCCATGCAATTGAGAAAATCCTGCCTCCAGCTTCAGTAGACAAATCTATGAAAATTACTGATGTCGAAGTTACCGTTGCAACTAAAGGCAAAGATCTCGTGGCGACCATGTCCAAAATTGACAAAATTGTATTAGATGTGGCTGTGGAGAAGGAGGTGGCCATAGAAGTGTCAGACAAAGGAAAGAAAGCTAAAGAAATTTCTTCGAAAGAAGCAGACTATGTCCTACGGCACCTGGGTGGCCAGCAGCTTTCTAACGAGGATGCAACTGAGCTGAAGGACTTTGCTATTAACTGTGGCTATCAGTCAGGGTCCATGTTGTTTGGTGGGTTGGACGAAGAAGTAATAGGATGCATCCGTGATCGTGCTGGTGCAAAGATTATATGCACCCTCTCAAATAGCATcgaattcccgaagcttgaaaggGATATCAGCTGTTACAGGcgcgagtgtcacacccggtttttgaaggtaaaccgaatgcgaaccatgtatgtgtcaggatcagaaattcacgtacaccgcgattacataaatgactcatcatagcacaatgcttcgaataacaataaagagtaagtaataatgttAAAgagtagagtcatttacataatataaatcaaagtgcacataaaagaaacgtagccaacataaacaaacccaccacaggcagctgactaggggaggtcgctagcctaatactCGAACTCTTCGAAGTCCTcgaactcctggagatctgcctcgacgccttcttctttacctgagcatagattgcaccaaaggcaacctggtgtttagtgaaagcaagggtgagtacacatcaacgtactcagcaaatgtcccgtttggctgaggtggactagctttatgtggggttaaggtcaaagcagttgcttttagttggtcaggcatTTATTATtaatggaagccaagttttatcatataaccaacccatgaatcatttcctcatcgaggaacatcattgtcatcatcgagccaaaaccataaatagaaccattgtatctcagatcatttgcatctctaatcaaagaggatcccaaggtcgctcttaaccgtgagaacgactgatatatcagtttcatccctctgcagaggtcccacactttacccacgagtcatgattccctttctgcccggggagagctaatccccattgaccactacctaggtggtctagcagggtatcactacgtagcctttacaaagactcccctggtgcatagctgctcgttaggttttgccagtcgtacaaacgcagtacacctccccaaggtgggtgactaacaaaaccaaatcgaatgaacctctgcacccccctggtagagcgagcactacgccccggcccccattgacgaccctccgacaaagccaactacaaccctaggttcatctaattaatcagctaagggcgtctcattccaccctcatggctgcactgttatctcgggtggtcactccatgaacaggtccttacggagaggtactcaggaaaaatggctcgagtcccctaaaatatcacaatatcatcatcaggataacatcatcgtatcataattattcccatcatgttcattgattaagttgaagcaatagcataagctaaccataataacccaaaaggtaaccaaggacaaggtaaatacaaagctagtcaatccttaggttgatcatggtatgcggggcagtgaattataaagtaaataggacataatgggtcataggacacttaccttcaccaaacagatgctcatgaTCTTCAATCTCGTGGAACTCGAAGAActggatcacttggtcgccaatgcttgatctttgatccctcgaagctcgaaaacggatcgcaatctattcgcaaCGCGAAGTGACGACAAACAGGCACAAGTAAACAAACATACCgagacaaacatatatatatgcataagaacattacaccattcaataaaaacataataaaacatggaAAACGAAATAGAGCATGTTACTACGGTCACACGAGGAAAAAACGTTGAACTCGAAGCTACGACCGAGAAGATATCGTGTTTACGCTAAATCAATATTAACACAACAGCACTGTGGAACATTTTTGGCGGCCCACATTATTTTTGGCGGCCCACCCCCGGCCGTCGAAAATATGGTGTTATTTTTGGCGGCTTGACTAGGCCGCCGAAAAATAGGCTTATTTTCGGAGGCCTCTGACACAGCCACCGAAAATATGCCTATTTTCGGCAGCCACTGACACAGCCACTAAAAATAGGGTGCTATTTTCGGTGGCCAAACCCTACCCGCTGAAAATAGTGTTTTTAAAAACCGTCGAGACCCTTCTTCTCTGTTGTTTCTCTCATCTCTCCCACCCAAACCCGCTGTCGCCGCCCCGCGCTCGCCTGCTCCGCCGCTAACGCTCGCCCGTGCCCGCCccgctcgcgctgcccgccggcCTGCCCACCACTCCGAGCCACCGCcactccgtcgtcgtcgtcgagcCGCCGCATCGAGAGGAGGTAAATTTTTTTGCGTATTTTATTCCTTATTTTCGGTGATTGTTATTTAGGTGCCGCCGAAATTATTATATATTTGTAATTGTGTTTGTTTGATTACTGTTTGTGATTAGTATTATTGTTTAATTTGATTTCATTAATGTATTAGTGAATATGTGATTTAGGGATTAGGGGCATATTGTATTTAGAcattaatttcatattaatatgttgtactattatattattagttttAATAGTATATTATATTGGTACGTAGAATAGTTGCATAATTAGTGTATGTGGtacttagtttgatttgattaatattatatcattctttgttttatatataagtaatattacttagtggcagcgaggttatgctgccgaatttttttggGTCCTGCTAGGTTGATGTGGGTTTAGTACCTATCCTTGCCTATACATGTAGGACCGATACCCTTGACgaagttgaataatgttttcacgatatggttcgatttaacagtctcaggcatggctaaagatcgtgcatggatgtacaatggttggagtaggaatggacatcattctgatgattgggtagccaagaccaaatattttgtggaccacgtattctccttgtcattaaccggca is a genomic window of Zea mays cultivar B73 chromosome 5, Zm-B73-REFERENCE-NAM-5.0, whole genome shotgun sequence containing:
- the LOC100383698 gene encoding uncharacterized protein LOC100383698 (The RefSeq protein has 1 substitution compared to this genomic sequence), producing the protein MVLCAPSSTSVPPARRSSSPSSPLRACFLRVLAGRTSLSLARSPMPHAAELALRVHLLLLQLPRTLRSVATRAPAPASMTGRELQLGRSRCSPTLAAVPLSLLARVDVPSARSCPSSQLPARVKLSARRRFSPARSVPARQRALSDRSALIAITSEVLICLPARRQTWVPCSAFRASASPWCYRLAVIHWWSTSPHVQIVNPMHHLLAKWETNSSLPAPVVHYQLQHVGHARRVSKLAIKFCFRSRAAHTHLCLLAVHLTPLF